One window of the Tetragenococcus koreensis genome contains the following:
- a CDS encoding 6-phospho-beta-glucosidase, with protein MGFRKDFLWGGATAANQCEGGYNEGGRGLANVDVVPNGPDRAAIISGQKKMFDFDDKHHFPAKLGIDMYHRYKEDIALFGEMGFKTYRLSIAWTRIFPNGDETEPNEEGLQFYEDLFNECHKYGIEPLVTITHFDCPMHLIKEYGGWRNRKMVAFYERLCRTLFNRYKGLVKYWLTFNEINMILHAPFMGAGLYFEEGENEEQVKYQSAHHELVSSAIATRIAHEVDPNNQVGCMLASGSYYPYNCRPEDVWESRKKDRESYFFIDVQSRGEYPAYFLKDLKRQGIDIKMEDGDEEILKENTVDFISFSYYSSRVATSDPELLKQTQGNIFASVENPYLESSEWGWQIDPLGLRITMNDIYDRYQKPLFIVENGLGAIDQPDENGYVKDDYRIDYLAKHIQAMKDAVEIDGVDLMGYTSWGCIDLVSAGSGEMKKRYGFIYVDLDNEGNGTLNRSKKKSFDWYKKVIASNGEDLSNN; from the coding sequence ATGGGATTTAGAAAAGACTTTTTATGGGGCGGCGCAACGGCTGCTAATCAATGTGAAGGTGGATATAACGAAGGCGGACGTGGTTTAGCCAACGTCGATGTCGTACCAAATGGACCAGATCGTGCAGCAATTATTTCTGGTCAAAAGAAAATGTTTGATTTTGATGACAAACATCATTTCCCTGCAAAATTAGGGATTGATATGTATCATCGGTACAAAGAAGATATTGCTTTATTTGGTGAAATGGGCTTTAAAACTTATCGTCTATCCATTGCCTGGACACGTATTTTTCCTAATGGTGATGAAACTGAGCCAAATGAAGAAGGCCTGCAATTTTATGAAGATTTGTTTAATGAATGTCATAAATATGGTATTGAACCGCTAGTAACGATTACCCACTTTGATTGCCCTATGCATTTAATTAAGGAATATGGTGGTTGGCGTAACCGGAAAATGGTCGCTTTTTATGAACGTCTTTGTCGTACACTCTTCAATCGTTATAAAGGTCTAGTAAAATACTGGTTGACTTTTAATGAAATCAATATGATTTTACATGCACCATTTATGGGCGCTGGTTTGTATTTCGAAGAAGGCGAAAACGAAGAACAAGTCAAATATCAATCTGCACACCATGAATTAGTATCAAGCGCGATTGCCACCAGAATTGCGCACGAAGTAGATCCGAATAACCAAGTAGGATGTATGCTGGCTTCTGGGTCCTATTACCCATACAATTGCCGACCTGAAGATGTTTGGGAATCTCGTAAAAAAGATCGGGAAAGTTACTTCTTTATCGATGTACAATCACGCGGTGAATACCCAGCTTACTTCTTGAAAGATTTAAAACGCCAAGGCATCGATATTAAAATGGAAGATGGCGATGAAGAAATATTAAAAGAAAATACCGTAGACTTTATTTCATTTTCTTATTATTCTTCTCGTGTAGCTACTAGCGACCCTGAATTATTGAAACAAACACAAGGAAATATCTTTGCTTCGGTTGAAAATCCTTATTTAGAATCAAGCGAATGGGGTTGGCAAATCGATCCACTAGGTTTACGCATCACAATGAACGATATTTATGACCGTTATCAAAAACCATTGTTTATTGTAGAAAATGGCTTAGGTGCCATCGACCAACCTGACGAAAATGGTTATGTTAAAGATGACTATCGCATCGATTATTTGGCTAAACATATCCAAGCGATGAAAGACGCTGTTGAAATCGATGGTGTTGATTTGATGGGTTACACCAGCTGGGGATGTATCGATCTGGTTTCAGCGGGTAGCGGCGAAATGAAAAAACGTTACGGTTTCATTTATGTGGATTTAGATAATGAAGGCAATGGGACATTGAATCGTTCGAAGAAAAAATCATTTGATTGGTATAAAAAAGTTATCGCATCAAACGGTGAAGATTTATCTAATAATTAA
- a CDS encoding HAD family hydrolase → MNAKIVFLDVDGTLVDYHNQLPESAVEAIHKAQENGHQVYTVTGRAKAEMYDSLLAIGFDGYIGGNGSYIESQGQVVKEKTLTGEDTKQIVDWLKGRGLEFYLESNNGLFGSDNFNQRGQKTIQEYVAYKGKPDAQQATPATVFPNMIYGGTLYREDVNKISFILDSYEDFLAAQKMFPSLKVGTWGGVGEKALFGDIALKNIDKAVAIDELLNFLAKDVSNSLAFGDAKVDIPMLHHCQIGVAMGNGGNEIKKIADYITASVEDDGLYKAFEHFQLI, encoded by the coding sequence ATGAATGCAAAAATTGTATTTTTAGATGTGGATGGCACCTTAGTAGATTATCATAACCAATTACCAGAAAGTGCTGTAGAAGCTATCCATAAGGCACAAGAAAATGGGCACCAAGTATATACGGTGACTGGCCGCGCAAAAGCAGAGATGTATGACTCCCTTTTAGCGATTGGCTTTGATGGCTACATAGGCGGTAACGGTAGTTATATCGAATCACAAGGCCAAGTGGTAAAAGAAAAGACGCTTACAGGAGAGGATACAAAGCAAATTGTCGATTGGTTAAAAGGCCGTGGATTGGAATTTTATTTAGAAAGTAATAATGGGTTATTTGGCAGCGATAACTTTAATCAACGGGGCCAAAAAACGATACAGGAATACGTTGCTTATAAAGGAAAACCAGATGCTCAGCAAGCAACGCCTGCAACTGTCTTTCCAAATATGATTTATGGTGGAACTTTATATCGCGAGGACGTTAACAAAATTAGTTTTATTTTAGACAGCTATGAGGATTTCTTAGCAGCCCAAAAGATGTTTCCATCTTTGAAAGTTGGAACATGGGGTGGTGTTGGCGAAAAAGCTTTGTTTGGCGATATTGCTTTAAAAAATATTGACAAAGCAGTAGCGATTGATGAATTGTTAAATTTTTTGGCAAAAGATGTAAGCAACTCTCTCGCTTTTGGGGATGCAAAGGTGGATATTCCTATGTTGCATCATTGCCAAATTGGCGTGGCGATGGGAAATGGTGGCAACGAGATTAAAAAAATTGCTGACTATATCACTGCATCTGTAGAAGATGACGGTTTATATAAAGCATTTGAACATTTTCAATTAATTTAA
- a CDS encoding histidine phosphatase family protein, translated as MRKKLYLMRHGQTLFNQLKRVQGACDSPLTTLGKDQAKQARDYFLQEQIQFDAAYSSTQERACDTMEIVQAGDSYIRKKGLKEWNFGLYEGAPEYLNPPHKPGEESYGDYFLDYDGESVDQVASRMSQTLTQVMDDLTGENALAVSHGGALYSFYLKWRQENDQRPTFSNCCILVYEYQNGEFYLQTSIDPGK; from the coding sequence ATGAGGAAGAAACTTTATCTTATGCGTCATGGACAAACTCTGTTCAATCAGCTAAAAAGAGTGCAGGGCGCCTGTGATTCACCTTTAACGACACTAGGTAAAGATCAGGCCAAACAAGCAAGAGACTATTTTTTACAAGAACAGATTCAATTTGATGCAGCTTATTCTTCAACTCAAGAAAGAGCCTGTGACACAATGGAAATTGTGCAAGCAGGTGACTCCTATATTCGTAAAAAGGGGTTGAAAGAGTGGAACTTTGGCCTTTATGAAGGTGCGCCAGAGTATTTGAATCCGCCGCATAAACCCGGTGAAGAAAGTTACGGGGATTACTTTTTAGATTATGATGGCGAATCAGTTGATCAGGTAGCAAGCCGTATGTCGCAAACGTTAACACAAGTTATGGACGATTTAACTGGAGAAAATGCACTGGCAGTAAGTCATGGAGGCGCCCTTTATTCATTTTATTTAAAATGGCGGCAAGAAAATGACCAACGTCCCACTTTTTCGAATTGCTGCATTTTGGTTTACGAATACCAAAATGGTGAATTTTACTTACAAACGAGTATTGATCCTGGGAAATAG